In Elaeis guineensis isolate ETL-2024a chromosome 1, EG11, whole genome shotgun sequence, a genomic segment contains:
- the LOC105039665 gene encoding pentatricopeptide repeat-containing protein At5g44230 has product MVLAQPFGALTGPNPTTSILVSSSSSSYFPSPLLPRPAVESLLTAALDAAASPRHLREAHGRLVRLGLHHSNFLVARLLRRLADHRVPTHPYPLLVFAQVPRPNPFLWTALIRGAALLLHSASSSTAHPLRLYAAMRRSWPPAPPLPFTFSALFKACAAARSLPMGAQVHAQALATGGFDAELFVQNTLISFYMECSDLASARKVFDRMSVRDAISWTSLIVAYTKTGDMGSAEGLFEKTPVKDMVGWTAMVTGYAQNAMPKEALETFDKMREAAVEIDEVSLIGAISACAQLGAVKHAELVREIAERHGFERNVVVGSAMVDMYAKCGLVDEARKVFGGMVERNVYTYSAMIVGLAAHGRAHEAIALFKEMVERTEVKPNRVTFIGVLTACSHAGMVKEGRSYFAQMKDEYGIPPSADHYACMVDLLGRSGLVEEALELVKSMPVEPHGGVWGALLGACRIHGKTQIAKLAADHLFKLEPDGIGNYVLLSNIYASAGMWDEVSKVRKLMRGRRLRKNPAASWVEAKDGLVHEFFAGDGLHPRSREIKEALEELLGRLKHDGYVPVLSSVVYDVSDGEKERLLKGHSEKLALAFGLLTTNVGSTIRIVKNLRICEDCHLVMRLVSKVESREIVVRDNMRFHHFKNGECSCGEFW; this is encoded by the coding sequence ATGGTTTTGGCGCAACCCTTTGGAGCCCTCACCGGACCCAACCCCACCACAAGTATCCTTgtgtcctcctcctcctcctcctacttcccTTCCCCTCTCCTACCCCGCCCCGCTGTCGAATCGCTCCTCACCGCTGCTCTCGATGCCGCCGCCAGCCCCCGCCACCTCCGAGAGGCCCACGGCCGCCTTGTCCGTCTCGGCCTTCACCACAGCAACTTCCTCGTCGCCCGCCTCCTCCGCCGCCTCGCCGACCACCGTGTCCCCACCCACCCCTACCCGCTCCTCGTCTTCGCCCAGGTACCCCGCCCCAACCCCTTCCTTTGGACCGCCCTTATCCGCGGGGCCGCCCTTCTCCTCCACTCCGCCTCCTCCTCCACCGCCCATCCCCTCCGCCTCTACGCCGCCATGCGGCGCAGCTGGCCCCCCGCCCCGCCCCTCCCATTTACCTTCTCCGCCCTCTTCAAGGCCTGCGCTGCCGCCCGCTCCCTCCCCATGGGCGCCCAGGTCCATGCCCAGGCCCTTGCCACCGGCGGGTTCGATGCTGAGCTTTTCGTCCAGAACACTCTTATCTCGTTTTACATGGAGTGCTCCGACCTGGCATCCGCCCGCAAGGTGTTCGACCGGATGTCTGTGAGAGACGCCATATCATGGACTTCGTTGATCGTCGCCTATACCAAGACCGGTGACATGGGCTCCGCCGAGGGGCTTTTTGAGAAGACCCCGGTGAAGGATATGGTGGGGTGGACCGCCATGGTCACGGGGTACGCCCAGAATGCGATGCCGAAAGAGGCATTGGAGACGTTCGATAAAATGAGAGAGGCTGCTGTTGAAATCGACGAGGTCTCGTTAATCGGCGCCATCTCCGCTTGCGCCCAGTTGGGTGCCGTGAAGCATGCGGAATTGGTACGGGAGATTGCTGAGAGGCATGGGTTCGAGAGGAACGTCGTCGTGGGTTCGGCGATGGTTGATATGTATGCTAAATGTGGGCTCGTTGACGAGGCCCGTAAGGTGTTTGGTGGAATGGTGGAGCGAAATGTGTACACGTACAGTGCTATGATTGTTGGTCTTGCTGCGCATGGGAGGGCTCACGAGGCGATCGCTTTATTTAAGGAGATGGTGGAGAGGACGGAGGTGAAGCCTAACCGGGTCACATTCATTGGGGTGCTCACAGCATGCAGCCATGCTGGAATGGTGAAGGAAGGCCGCTCTTACTTTGCACAAATGAAGGACGAGTACGGGATTCCTCCCTCTGCTGATCATTATGCTTGCATGGTGGATTTGTTGGGCCGATCAGGACTTGTGGAAGAAGCACTTGAACTTGTGAAGTCGATGCCTGTCGAACCCCATGGTGGTGTGTGGGGAGCACTGCTAGGTGCTTGCCGGATCCATGGGAAGACCCAAATTGCTAAACTTGCAGCAGATCATCTATTCAAGCTCGAACCTGATGGAATTGGGAACTATGTGTTGTTGTCGAACATATATGCATCGGCAGGGATGTGGGATGAGGTGTCGAAGGTGAGGAAGTTGATGAGGGGGAGGAGGTTGAGGAAGAACCCAGCTGCAAGCTGGGTGGAGGCCAAAGATGGTCTAGTTCATGAGTTCTTCGCGGGTGATGGTTTGCACCCTAGGTCGCGTGAGATAAAGGAGGCACTAGAGGAGCTTTTGGGGAGGTTGAAGCATGATGGATATGTGCCTGTCTTGAGCTCAGTTGTCTATGATGTTAGTGATGGCGAGAAGGAAAGGCTACTGAAGGGTCATAGTGAGAAGCTAGCACTGGCGTTTGGTCTATTAACAACCAACGTTGGCAGCACAATTAGGATTGTGAAGAACCTAAGGATTTGTGAGGACTGTCATTTGGTGATGCGCCTTGTGTCTAAGGTTGAGAGCAGGGAGATTGTGGTGAGGGATAACATGAGGTTCCACCACTTCAAAAATGGTGAGTGCTCCTGTGGTGAATTTTGGTGA